From a region of the Thiomicrorhabdus sp. genome:
- the soxZ gene encoding thiosulfate oxidation carrier complex protein SoxZ: protein MSIKIRMRGKTKGGVAAVKALIKHPMESGVRMNKKTGKPYPAKYIDLVTVSVNGTVAVDAQWSGAVSANPYMEVKVKANAGDEVTISLADNTGEKGTHSIKLK from the coding sequence ATGTCTATTAAAATTAGAATGCGTGGTAAAACTAAAGGTGGCGTAGCTGCAGTTAAAGCTCTAATCAAGCATCCAATGGAATCTGGTGTTCGTATGAACAAAAAAACTGGTAAGCCATATCCAGCTAAGTACATCGATTTAGTTACAGTTTCTGTAAACGGTACTGTTGCTGTTGATGCTCAGTGGTCTGGTGCAGTTTCTGCTAACCCATACATGGAAGTAAAAGTTAAAGCTAATGCTGGTGACGAAGTTACTATCTCTCTAGCTGACAACACTGGTGAAAAAGGTACTCACTCTATTAAACTAAAATAA
- the soxX gene encoding sulfur oxidation c-type cytochrome SoxX, translating to MMNSKMKQLLTALAISTAVVAAPINAVQAAEKGASTVEEGKKLAYSRSKGNCLACHMAGDGAMPGNIGPALIAMKLRYPDKQKLYDKVWGKPGTHVPNSMMPAFGKNGILSDSEISKIVDYIYTL from the coding sequence CAACTGTTGACAGCTTTAGCTATTTCAACTGCGGTAGTTGCAGCACCAATTAATGCTGTTCAAGCAGCGGAGAAAGGTGCTTCAACGGTTGAAGAAGGTAAGAAGCTAGCATACAGCCGATCAAAAGGTAACTGTCTAGCATGTCACATGGCTGGCGATGGTGCTATGCCAGGTAACATTGGTCCTGCTTTAATCGCGATGAAACTTCGCTACCCTGATAAGCAAAAGCTATACGACAAAGTATGGGGTAAGCCTGGAACACACGTGCCTAACAGCATGATGCCTGCATTCGGGAAAAACGGTATCTTATCAGATAGTGAAATCAGCAAAATTGTTGATTACATTTATACTCTATAA
- the soxY gene encoding thiosulfate oxidation carrier protein SoxY translates to MKRRSFLKGTLATGVAAVAVNAGLLTPSTVLAADYNAKAFAAKTTDDALNGVYGTTSAAESGDIKLKAPAIAENGAVTPITVDASGIDGVESIAIMASKNPMPLVCEYTFGASAIGYVSTRIKMGQTMNVIAVVKAGGKLLKAEQEVKVTIGGCGG, encoded by the coding sequence ATGAAACGTAGATCTTTCCTTAAAGGTACTCTAGCAACTGGTGTTGCAGCAGTAGCTGTAAACGCTGGTCTTCTTACACCTAGCACAGTATTAGCCGCAGATTATAATGCAAAAGCATTCGCTGCTAAGACTACTGATGACGCATTAAACGGCGTATATGGTACAACAAGTGCTGCAGAATCTGGTGATATCAAATTAAAAGCACCAGCTATTGCAGAAAACGGTGCTGTAACTCCAATCACAGTTGATGCTTCTGGTATCGATGGTGTTGAATCTATCGCTATCATGGCTAGCAAAAACCCAATGCCTTTAGTATGTGAATATACTTTCGGTGCATCTGCAATTGGTTACGTTTCAACACGTATCAAAATGGGTCAAACAATGAATGTTATTGCCGTTGTTAAAGCTGGTGGGAAACTACTTAAAGCTGAACAAGAAGTTAAAGTAACAATCGGTGGTTGTGGTGGTTAA